The Nerophis ophidion isolate RoL-2023_Sa linkage group LG05, RoL_Noph_v1.0, whole genome shotgun sequence genomic interval ACATATTTTTCATTacataatgggaaaaaaaaacgcATTAAATAGGAAAAGATAAAATACTTTATTAACACATATCATTCCCAGGCTTctgtgggccaaacaaaatgatgtggcggaccagatATCGCCCACGGGACTTGAGTTTGACACAGGTGATATAAAACATTATTATGTATGCATGAAACAACATCGCTTTAAAAGATAACTGCAGCGGTAATAACAAATAATGCGGTTAAGAAAAGGGTTATCATATTAGAAACAGCTCAGGGTGATGTACTGAAAAGCACAATAATATAACATGTTAAATGAATTCCTCTCACAGTGTCAAACAAAACTAAGCATGGGAAAGTTTTTCCATCTCATTAGACTGCAGTGGTAAAATGCTGCTAGTGATATAGTATTTGTATCTTAGCATTACTTTTTTCTTGTgcgcttgttttttgttttttttatatcataCCGGATGTCATGAGATTGTGCAAGTGGTTGTAATGTGAAGCCAAATCATGAGAAAATCGTGGCTGACCTACATGAACCTGACTGTTTTATTGACATCTTTGGCACATAAAGTCACTCGTATGTActggaaaacaaaacaataatattCCACTGATTGTTACTACAAGAGCACCGATTCAGCAGCTTTTTTAGTTTGTGCAAGTGACTGCAGAAAAGTCATACTGTGGTATGTTCAAGGGTTTCTTATCGTGGCCTTGTACCGTCTTCTTGCTCTGTAGAGGCCATGTCACCCTTTCATTGGCACATCTTTAAAACATACATATGgacagcagaggatgtacttaaAGGTGTTGAAAAAGCATCCCTTCTGAAACCCGGGTCATCCTGAAGAACCTCTTCACTTCCACTTTGCCTTGGAGGCTCTGAATCTGTTTCTAGTTTGGTCTGGCAAAGCTACCGACAAATTGAGTCTTTTCTGTATCAAATCTCAGTGTTTTTGAATTCTTCTGTCCACTGACCCTGGCAGTCACCTAAGCATGACCAGAGGCTTCGACGATAGCCAGATCTTTCAGGTCACTGAGTTTTCGGGAGAAAGAACTAAGCCTGGTGCTGAAAGAGCCCCTCTTCTGACTGTGATCCTCCTCACGAGTCTTCAAACGCACACACAAACCTTTACTGAGCGCCCCCAGGCGGCCTCTGAAATGGTTCCCGATGAAGCAATAGAGCACTGGGTTGATGGTGGAGTTGGAGAAGCCCAAGCAGAGGGTTAGAGGAGTCAGGTTTTGGATGGTCCAGTCCGCCCAGCAACTGTCCAACCAGTCTTCACTCCTTAGTATGTCTATTAAGGTCACACAGTGGAAGGGGAACCAGCACAAGAAGAAGGCCAGGACCACAGCAGCCACAGTCCATAAGACCCTCTCCAGCCCTCTTCCCTCCACGGGCCGGCCTCCCCTCGGACTGGTGTTCACACATGGTGTCGGGGGGCTCTCTGGTTTACTGCAGCTGTCCTGTGACCCTGATGACTTAAAGGTACTGCCATAGGGTGATCCTTTCTGCACTCTTGTCAGGCCGGAACCAGACAACAAATGTCTACCGATTGCACAGTAGCAGCAAGAGATGATGATCATTGGTAGCAGAAAGCCCAGGAGAACTTTCATCCAAACCATGCTCCGATACCAAGTTTGATCCGGGTAGCGAATCGCACACGCCTCCACGTCCCACACCTCAATGTAGTGAATGTCCCTCAGAGCCACGGTGGGCGCAGAGCAAGCACACGCCAGGACCCACACCAGTATGCACATGAGCTTGGCACGTCTGGGGTCCCGTGCACTCTGAGAGCGGAGCGGGTGCACCAAAGCTAAGTAGCGGTCCATGCTCATGCACGTGATGAAGAAGATGGACGCGTACAGGTTGAGGTTATGGAGGGCTCCGGCGATCTTGCACGCAATGCGTCCGAAGACCCAGTTGTAGCCTTGTGAGTAGTAGACGGCCCACAGGGGCAGCGACAGCAGGAACAAAAGGTCGGACACGCACAGATTCAGCATGAACGTGTTGGCCACGGTTCTCCTTGAGGCGCTGGCGTGGGCCAACACGCACACGGCGAGGGTGTTGGCGATGATGCCCAATACACAAATAACGCTGTAGATGGAGGGGATGATTTCAGTCATGGGCACTGGAGGCCAGTCAGTGCAGGAGGAAGAGTTC includes:
- the agtr2 gene encoding type-2 angiotensin II receptor, yielding MAVPDDSALLNSTSSPYNGTAMVNSSSCTDWPPVPMTEIIPSIYSVICVLGIIANTLAVCVLAHASASRRTVANTFMLNLCVSDLLFLLSLPLWAVYYSQGYNWVFGRIACKIAGALHNLNLYASIFFITCMSMDRYLALVHPLRSQSARDPRRAKLMCILVWVLACACSAPTVALRDIHYIEVWDVEACAIRYPDQTWYRSMVWMKVLLGFLLPMIIISCCYCAIGRHLLSGSGLTRVQKGSPYGSTFKSSGSQDSCSKPESPPTPCVNTSPRGGRPVEGRGLERVLWTVAAVVLAFFLCWFPFHCVTLIDILRSEDWLDSCWADWTIQNLTPLTLCLGFSNSTINPVLYCFIGNHFRGRLGALSKGLCVRLKTREEDHSQKRGSFSTRLSSFSRKLSDLKDLAIVEASGHA